Proteins encoded together in one Pelagicoccus sp. SDUM812003 window:
- a CDS encoding EutN/CcmL family microcompartment protein: MFLARVIGSVVSTKKDDAMQGSKLLILRPMLVDEADPSKLRPGSNTIVAVDAMGAGKGEMVLFCQGSSARQASGMKNLPVDAVITGIVDTVDVLGKKIYTSKDSE, translated from the coding sequence ATGTTCTTAGCTCGCGTAATTGGCTCCGTCGTCTCTACCAAAAAGGACGACGCGATGCAGGGCAGCAAGTTGCTTATCCTGCGTCCGATGCTGGTGGACGAAGCGGATCCCTCCAAGCTGCGCCCCGGATCGAATACGATCGTGGCCGTGGATGCGATGGGCGCGGGCAAGGGCGAAATGGTCTTGTTCTGTCAGGGCAGTTCCGCTCGACAAGCGTCGGGCATGAAGAATCTGCCGGTGGACGCAGTCATCACAGGCATCGTGGATACGGTGGATGTTCTCGGTAAGAAGATCTACACATCAAAAGATAGCGAATAG
- a CDS encoding DeoR/GlpR family DNA-binding transcription regulator, which translates to MLASERQSQIGAFIQAAGSARTTELAKKFSVTEETIRRDFEALHEAGIIQRTHGGAIALDHPRRTLSADQRSIRNVEAKRVIATIATDLVRPREIIFIDASSTALQFAMALPDIDLKIITNAHDVIAALAERKSISVVGTGGNFDRESRSYVGPQVAECTARYHITKMFFSCDGIDPEKGASEQDESQALLKQAVLEHADQAFLLADSSKWRRRSAYYFCPCARISGIITEAKELFTGDSGQSDLQIISE; encoded by the coding sequence ATGCTTGCCAGTGAAAGACAATCCCAGATAGGCGCCTTCATTCAGGCGGCTGGTTCCGCTCGCACCACCGAGTTGGCTAAGAAGTTTAGCGTAACCGAAGAAACAATACGTCGCGACTTCGAAGCCTTGCACGAAGCAGGCATCATTCAGCGCACCCATGGAGGCGCTATCGCCCTGGACCATCCGCGCCGCACCCTCAGCGCGGATCAGCGCTCGATCCGCAACGTGGAAGCGAAACGCGTCATCGCGACCATCGCCACCGACTTGGTGCGCCCCCGGGAAATCATCTTCATCGACGCCAGCTCCACCGCCCTGCAATTCGCCATGGCCTTGCCCGACATCGACCTGAAGATCATCACCAACGCTCACGACGTCATCGCCGCGCTCGCGGAGCGCAAATCCATTTCAGTGGTCGGTACCGGAGGCAACTTCGACCGCGAATCGCGTTCCTACGTCGGACCGCAAGTGGCCGAATGCACCGCCCGCTACCACATCACGAAGATGTTCTTCTCCTGCGACGGCATCGACCCGGAAAAAGGAGCCAGCGAGCAGGACGAATCGCAGGCCCTTCTCAAGCAGGCTGTGCTGGAGCACGCCGATCAAGCATTTCTGCTGGCCGACTCCAGCAAATGGAGACGCCGTTCCGCCTACTACTTCTGCCCCTGCGCCCGTATCAGCGGTATCATTACAGAGGCGAAGGAACTCTTCACTGGCGACAGCGGCCAGAGCGACCTGCAAATCATCTCCGAATAG
- a CDS encoding aldehyde dehydrogenase, which yields MKTLLDEESIRQVVEQVIRALPKNGTPPAPAIQSSSAGSSCGCGGACSSRSNALGVFEDADEACAAAHDAYLQLKEKGVEARSKVVEIVKTLCTKNAKEWGIYEFEETKIGRLEHKIEKLEIVKLVPGVEWLRPDARSGDHGITMEEYTPFGVVGAITPVTHSVPTLSGNIINIVAAGNSVVFNPHPGGAKSAAKAIRVYNEAIERETGIKNLVCCVEKPSLESFNSICQNEHVRLMAITGGPAVVEAAMKSGKRSICAGPGNPPVLVDVSANIAKAAQDIIAGGAYDNNLLCIGEKQVFVVESVFDRFIREFEKAGAARMNDAQLERLTGEVFTYKQDGGGCSHPVLNRELVGMDAAKIAQRAGLSVAANTPMIYAITDAENPFVVEEQMMPVMPIVKVRDVHEGVRLAKLSEHNYKHSAMIHSHDVNSMTEMARALDCTVFVKNGPSVAGLGLGGEGYLSYSIATTTGEGITTPSTFTRKRRCVMVDNLRIY from the coding sequence ATGAAAACTCTCTTAGACGAAGAATCGATTAGGCAGGTAGTCGAGCAGGTGATACGCGCTCTGCCGAAAAACGGAACGCCCCCGGCACCTGCAATTCAGAGCTCCAGCGCTGGCAGCTCCTGCGGTTGTGGCGGCGCCTGTTCGAGCCGTTCCAACGCCCTGGGCGTTTTTGAAGACGCTGACGAAGCCTGCGCCGCGGCTCACGATGCCTATCTCCAATTGAAGGAGAAAGGGGTCGAAGCCCGTTCCAAGGTTGTGGAGATCGTAAAGACCCTCTGCACCAAGAATGCCAAAGAGTGGGGGATCTACGAGTTCGAGGAGACCAAGATCGGTCGTCTCGAGCACAAGATCGAAAAGCTGGAAATCGTGAAGCTTGTCCCGGGTGTGGAATGGCTTCGCCCGGACGCTCGCAGCGGCGACCATGGAATCACCATGGAAGAGTACACCCCGTTCGGGGTGGTGGGAGCGATCACTCCAGTGACGCACTCCGTCCCAACGCTCAGCGGCAATATCATCAATATCGTAGCGGCTGGCAATTCGGTGGTATTCAATCCCCACCCAGGCGGAGCGAAGTCCGCCGCTAAGGCTATCCGCGTTTACAATGAAGCCATCGAGCGCGAGACCGGGATCAAAAACTTGGTGTGCTGCGTCGAAAAGCCATCGCTGGAATCCTTCAACTCGATCTGCCAGAACGAGCACGTTCGTTTGATGGCGATCACGGGTGGGCCGGCGGTCGTCGAAGCAGCCATGAAGTCCGGCAAGCGTTCAATTTGCGCTGGTCCCGGCAACCCGCCAGTGCTGGTAGACGTCAGCGCTAACATTGCCAAGGCTGCTCAGGATATTATCGCGGGAGGAGCGTATGACAATAACCTCCTCTGTATCGGCGAAAAGCAGGTCTTTGTAGTCGAAAGTGTATTCGATCGATTCATACGCGAATTCGAAAAAGCGGGCGCGGCACGCATGAACGATGCCCAGCTTGAGCGCCTGACGGGCGAAGTGTTCACTTACAAGCAAGATGGCGGCGGCTGCTCACATCCTGTGCTGAACCGTGAGCTCGTCGGCATGGACGCGGCTAAGATCGCTCAACGTGCGGGATTGTCAGTCGCGGCGAATACACCGATGATTTACGCTATCACCGATGCGGAAAACCCGTTCGTAGTGGAAGAGCAGATGATGCCAGTGATGCCGATCGTGAAAGTTCGCGACGTGCACGAAGGCGTCCGCCTCGCCAAACTGTCCGAGCACAATTACAAGCACTCGGCCATGATTCACTCGCACGATGTGAATAGCATGACTGAGATGGCGCGAGCTCTGGACTGCACGGTTTTCGTGAAAAACGGTCCAAGCGTCGCTGGTCTCGGCCTGGGAGGCGAGGGCTACTTGAGCTATTCGATCGCCACCACCACAGGCGAGGGCATCACGACTCCCTCGACCTTCACGCGAAAGCGTCGCTGTGTGATGGTGGATAATCTGCGTATTTACTAA
- a CDS encoding efflux RND transporter periplasmic adaptor subunit — translation MKLKVFLSFLGLAAIVAVIVLIKGKQFSGMAPAAFPPTAVSTHAAELQEWEESVRVVGSLRADQGVVVSTEISGLVSKIAFESGAIVEAGDLLVELDSSVEQAQLRAAEASAELANISYKRAEELRRKETISQSEYDSARASALQAEAQVDNIKAAIAKKSIRAPFTGRLGIRQVDLGEVIAPGNPIVTLQSLDPIHVDFSLPQQQLSKAEIGYTVRVKADAWPEREFEGKITAISPQIDPATRSLTVQATLENASDLLRPGMFAEVEVVRPETRSVVVIPVTAVFYQSFGDTVFVAVESKQEGQSGLIAEQRFVRLGETRGDYVAVLGGLEAGEPVVSMGAFKLSNGRPIMVDNTDHPELSLTPSVSDS, via the coding sequence ATGAAACTCAAAGTCTTCCTTTCTTTTCTCGGTTTGGCAGCGATCGTCGCGGTGATCGTTCTGATCAAAGGCAAGCAGTTCTCGGGCATGGCCCCGGCGGCCTTTCCGCCCACTGCGGTGTCGACGCACGCCGCCGAGCTGCAGGAATGGGAGGAGAGCGTGCGGGTGGTCGGATCCTTGAGGGCGGATCAAGGCGTAGTGGTTTCGACCGAGATTTCCGGGTTGGTCAGCAAAATCGCCTTCGAATCGGGAGCGATCGTGGAGGCGGGGGATCTCCTGGTGGAGCTTGACTCGTCCGTCGAGCAAGCCCAGCTCCGGGCAGCGGAGGCTTCGGCGGAATTGGCTAACATCAGCTACAAGCGGGCCGAAGAGTTGCGCCGCAAGGAAACCATCTCGCAGTCGGAGTACGATTCCGCCCGGGCCAGCGCCCTGCAGGCGGAAGCTCAGGTGGACAACATCAAAGCGGCCATCGCCAAGAAGTCGATCCGCGCTCCGTTCACCGGCCGTCTCGGAATTCGGCAGGTCGATCTAGGCGAGGTCATCGCTCCGGGCAACCCGATCGTGACCCTTCAGTCGCTCGATCCGATCCACGTGGATTTTTCCTTGCCGCAGCAGCAGCTGAGCAAGGCGGAGATCGGCTACACCGTCCGGGTCAAGGCGGACGCCTGGCCAGAGCGCGAGTTCGAGGGAAAGATCACGGCTATCAGCCCGCAGATCGACCCCGCGACACGCTCCTTGACGGTGCAGGCCACGCTGGAGAACGCTAGCGATCTCCTGCGACCGGGCATGTTCGCCGAAGTCGAGGTGGTGCGACCGGAAACCCGGTCGGTAGTGGTCATCCCCGTCACCGCGGTCTTCTACCAGTCCTTTGGCGACACCGTTTTCGTGGCGGTGGAATCCAAGCAGGAAGGGCAGTCCGGCCTGATCGCCGAGCAGCGATTCGTTCGCCTTGGCGAGACGCGAGGAGACTACGTGGCGGTGCTTGGCGGCTTGGAGGCGGGCGAACCTGTCGTATCCATGGGAGCCTTCAAACTGAGCAACGGCCGTCCCATCATGGTCGATAACACGGATCATCCCGAGCTGTCGTTGACGCCGAGCGTGAGCGACAGCTGA
- a CDS encoding BMC domain-containing protein has translation MAQKALGLLETRGLVSLVYGVDAMLKAADVELVGPMKQVGSALVTAIVTGDVAAVKAATDAGAQAAQTIGEVVSVQVIPRPHDDVASVLPNAKPAAKRAAK, from the coding sequence ATGGCACAAAAAGCATTGGGACTTCTCGAGACGCGTGGACTCGTCTCTCTGGTATATGGCGTTGACGCTATGTTGAAGGCGGCGGACGTGGAACTCGTCGGCCCTATGAAGCAGGTAGGCAGCGCTCTTGTCACTGCGATCGTGACTGGCGATGTGGCTGCGGTGAAAGCTGCGACCGACGCAGGCGCCCAGGCCGCTCAAACCATTGGCGAAGTCGTTAGCGTACAGGTTATCCCTCGTCCTCATGACGATGTTGCCAGTGTTCTTCCGAACGCGAAGCCAGCAGCGAAGCGGGCAGCCAAGTAA
- a CDS encoding phosphate propanoyltransferase, with the protein MGTETSNLPNRAAIEKVVRELVYSRMGLPTPRTAAAPNPLVVNVSARHIHLTQEAVEALFGPGYELTPVKWLYQDGYYAAKESVTLIGPRSRVISNLRILGPCRDINQVELAYTDAIALGFDIPVRLSGNIEGTPGCMLMGPKGFFDMSEGVIRAAPHVHMSPEDAAFYGVKGGDVMKLRVGGELGVTFSNILVRVGEGLKLEVHIDTDEGNACGLGPETPCELIK; encoded by the coding sequence ATGGGAACAGAAACGAGCAATCTTCCGAACCGAGCAGCGATTGAGAAAGTCGTGAGAGAGCTAGTGTACAGCCGCATGGGGCTGCCGACGCCTCGCACTGCGGCGGCTCCCAATCCCTTGGTTGTCAACGTCAGCGCGCGTCACATCCACCTCACTCAGGAGGCGGTCGAGGCCCTTTTCGGTCCGGGCTACGAGCTCACTCCCGTGAAGTGGTTGTATCAGGATGGCTATTACGCGGCGAAGGAATCGGTCACTTTGATCGGCCCGCGCAGCCGCGTGATATCGAATTTGCGCATTCTGGGCCCGTGTCGTGACATCAATCAGGTCGAGCTGGCCTACACCGACGCCATCGCTCTGGGCTTCGATATTCCGGTTCGGCTTTCGGGCAACATCGAGGGAACGCCGGGTTGCATGCTAATGGGGCCGAAGGGCTTCTTCGACATGAGCGAGGGCGTCATTCGCGCCGCCCCCCACGTGCACATGTCGCCCGAGGATGCTGCGTTCTATGGTGTGAAGGGCGGCGATGTGATGAAGCTGCGCGTGGGCGGCGAGCTCGGCGTGACCTTCTCCAATATCCTGGTTCGCGTAGGCGAGGGGCTGAAGCTGGAGGTGCATATCGATACGGACGAGGGCAACGCTTGCGGACTCGGTCCCGAGACGCCCTGCGAACTGATCAAGTAG
- a CDS encoding acetate/propionate family kinase, which produces MKILVANIGSTSLKYRLYSMNEDGAELLCSGGYERVEDYASTIESCLQALQESGHLKNLEELSAVGFKTVLGKDLSGCVFADDAVIAALEGFKEVAPAHNIPYANGIKQFRSALPNTPLVALFETAFYQFAPEASRSYAIPEEWQAIGIRRYGFHGASHKFIAERSAQLLGREDVSKVAQSLYQKGPQPPEGADLRVISCHLGGSSSVTGIRNGVAIGTSMGFSPQSGLPQNNRVGDLDSAAIPYAMKKLGLSLEEVEKQLTKQSGLLGVSGVSNDVRDIGQAAKQGNKRAQLALDVLAHSIRHWIGAFYLELGGCDALVFTAGIGENDTALREAVCSNLDGLGFELDLEANASLRGKEGDIASKGSKTRVLVIPANEELVVARECYRLLQSGAKD; this is translated from the coding sequence ATGAAAATCCTTGTCGCAAACATTGGTTCGACCTCGCTGAAGTATCGCCTGTATTCGATGAACGAAGACGGCGCGGAGCTACTCTGTTCGGGCGGCTATGAGCGTGTCGAGGACTACGCGTCGACTATCGAATCCTGCCTGCAAGCGTTGCAGGAGAGCGGTCATCTGAAAAATCTCGAAGAGCTTTCCGCGGTCGGTTTCAAAACCGTGCTCGGAAAGGATCTGTCAGGTTGCGTCTTCGCCGATGATGCGGTGATCGCTGCCCTTGAGGGATTCAAGGAGGTCGCTCCGGCTCACAACATCCCGTACGCTAACGGTATCAAGCAGTTCCGTAGCGCTCTTCCGAATACGCCGCTTGTCGCCTTGTTCGAGACGGCTTTCTATCAATTCGCTCCCGAGGCAAGTCGCAGCTACGCGATCCCCGAGGAATGGCAGGCCATCGGCATCCGTCGCTACGGATTTCACGGGGCTAGCCATAAGTTCATCGCAGAACGCTCGGCTCAACTGCTTGGGAGAGAAGACGTGTCGAAGGTCGCGCAGTCGCTGTACCAAAAGGGGCCGCAACCCCCCGAGGGCGCCGATCTGCGGGTGATCAGCTGCCACCTTGGCGGCAGCAGTTCGGTCACCGGTATCCGCAACGGCGTGGCGATCGGCACCAGCATGGGATTCAGCCCTCAAAGCGGCCTGCCGCAGAATAATCGGGTGGGCGATCTCGACTCGGCGGCGATTCCCTATGCCATGAAGAAGCTAGGGCTGAGCCTCGAGGAAGTGGAGAAGCAACTAACCAAGCAGAGCGGTTTGCTCGGAGTTTCCGGCGTCAGCAATGACGTGCGTGACATCGGGCAGGCGGCGAAGCAGGGAAACAAACGAGCTCAGCTCGCTCTCGATGTATTGGCCCATTCCATACGCCATTGGATCGGAGCGTTCTATCTAGAGCTCGGTGGATGCGACGCTCTGGTGTTCACAGCTGGTATCGGAGAAAACGATACGGCGCTGCGCGAAGCGGTTTGTTCAAATCTCGACGGTCTCGGTTTCGAGCTCGATCTGGAAGCGAACGCATCGCTGCGTGGCAAGGAAGGAGACATCGCAAGCAAGGGATCGAAAACGCGAGTTTTAGTGATTCCGGCGAACGAAGAACTGGTGGTGGCGCGCGAATGCTACCGTCTTTTGCAAAGCGGCGCCAAAGACTGA
- a CDS encoding BMC domain-containing protein, translating to MAKQAIGMIEAKGLISLVEGSDAALKAADVTLTGWEKVGSGLVTAFFAGDVAAVKAAVDAGAEAASRVGEVVSVQVIPRPHDDLAKLGSWIAS from the coding sequence ATGGCTAAGCAAGCAATTGGTATGATCGAGGCGAAGGGGCTTATCTCTCTCGTCGAAGGCAGCGACGCGGCTCTCAAGGCGGCGGACGTTACGCTCACTGGCTGGGAAAAAGTCGGCAGCGGTTTGGTGACAGCATTCTTCGCAGGCGATGTCGCGGCAGTGAAGGCTGCGGTGGACGCAGGCGCGGAAGCGGCCTCTCGCGTAGGCGAAGTGGTCAGCGTGCAGGTGATCCCTCGTCCGCACGACGATCTGGCTAAGCTCGGCTCCTGGATCGCCTCCTAA
- a CDS encoding lactate/malate dehydrogenase family protein: MKVTIIGGGGRVGSNAAFALQCAGIVSEIQILDANQDLAEGEALDLLHGSSSIADQRIYAGDYLRAADSDIVVITAGLRRKPDESRLDLINRNVSLFRQILESLKTSGLRSDALIFVVSNPVDILTQMAIQELSWPWQQVIGLGTMLDTARFRSLIAQDLGLAPTQVKALILGEHGDSMLPIWSSATVNGMPMAGLKGYNASFQNKLFERAKGSGAEVIRRKGGAGWAVGQTIAEVVHTIALDKKQLLPVSSLQQGAYGLRNVSISVPTVVGRKGVLGHVELELWPKEKQGLVASARALQNTFAKVS; encoded by the coding sequence ATGAAAGTAACCATTATCGGAGGAGGCGGTCGCGTAGGATCGAACGCGGCATTCGCGCTGCAGTGCGCGGGAATCGTATCGGAAATCCAGATACTTGATGCGAATCAGGACCTCGCGGAAGGGGAGGCCCTCGATCTGCTGCACGGCAGTTCCTCCATCGCCGACCAGCGCATCTATGCTGGCGACTACCTGCGGGCGGCGGACAGCGATATCGTGGTCATCACCGCCGGGCTTCGCCGCAAGCCGGACGAATCGCGCCTCGATCTGATCAATCGCAACGTCTCGCTCTTCCGCCAGATTCTGGAGAGTCTGAAAACCTCAGGGCTGCGCTCGGACGCCTTGATCTTCGTGGTATCCAATCCGGTGGACATCCTGACCCAGATGGCAATTCAGGAACTGAGCTGGCCATGGCAGCAGGTTATCGGCTTAGGCACCATGCTGGACACGGCTCGCTTCCGTTCACTGATCGCTCAGGATCTCGGACTGGCTCCCACTCAGGTGAAGGCTCTCATCCTCGGCGAGCACGGCGATAGCATGCTTCCCATCTGGTCGAGCGCCACGGTCAATGGCATGCCCATGGCCGGACTCAAGGGCTACAACGCCAGTTTCCAAAACAAGCTTTTCGAACGCGCCAAGGGATCCGGGGCCGAGGTCATCCGCCGCAAGGGCGGAGCGGGCTGGGCTGTCGGGCAAACCATCGCGGAGGTGGTGCACACCATCGCTTTGGATAAGAAGCAGCTGCTTCCCGTTTCTTCGCTGCAGCAGGGCGCCTACGGGCTGCGCAACGTATCCATCAGCGTTCCAACGGTGGTGGGTCGCAAAGGCGTGCTAGGCCATGTTGAGCTGGAGCTTTGGCCTAAGGAAAAGCAAGGCCTCGTGGCCTCTGCGCGAGCGCTTCAGAACACGTTCGCCAAGGTCAGCTAA
- a CDS encoding BMC domain-containing protein, with protein sequence MSESLGMVETKGYVGCVEASDAMVKAASVELVKHVQIGGGFITVLAKGDVGSVKAAVEAGAEAASRVGELVGSHVIPRPHSDLLKQFDV encoded by the coding sequence ATGAGTGAATCATTAGGAATGGTCGAAACCAAGGGCTATGTTGGCTGCGTTGAAGCCAGCGATGCCATGGTCAAGGCTGCGAGCGTAGAGCTCGTGAAACACGTACAAATCGGTGGTGGCTTCATCACTGTTTTGGCCAAGGGCGATGTTGGAAGCGTGAAAGCGGCAGTGGAAGCTGGCGCCGAAGCAGCCTCTCGCGTTGGCGAATTGGTGGGCTCTCATGTGATCCCTCGTCCTCACTCCGATCTGCTCAAGCAGTTCGATGTGTAA
- a CDS encoding EutN/CcmL family microcompartment protein has protein sequence MGQVIGRVTLCAQDAAYKGGRFLMVQPLNREQLAKTAGLLPLAKASSLVVYDNLGAGRGDVIAFSEGAEATAPFENPIPIDAYCCALIDRIHYKPNDI, from the coding sequence ATGGGGCAAGTGATCGGCCGAGTGACGCTTTGCGCTCAGGATGCAGCCTATAAAGGCGGCCGCTTTCTGATGGTTCAGCCGCTTAATAGAGAACAACTCGCTAAGACGGCCGGGCTGCTGCCGCTCGCGAAAGCAAGCAGCCTCGTGGTTTATGACAATTTAGGAGCAGGGAGAGGGGATGTGATCGCCTTTTCCGAAGGGGCTGAGGCAACGGCTCCCTTTGAGAATCCGATACCGATCGATGCCTACTGCTGCGCATTGATAGACCGGATACACTACAAGCCGAACGATATTTAG
- a CDS encoding class II aldolase/adducin family protein encodes MKKLITAKEAEALLKSGQALPSGALLTPSARDVIAGFNRGGSKSVVSAQSSVADDAAPIVPDYEYKWTPGSDPKTPAEIKAFFYSPEIEAIKVRMCEMGDRMWKREYTDGNGGNLTVRVGDNLCLCTPTLISKGFMKPEHMCLVDLDGKQLAGKYKRTSEAMTHLAIMKRVPEAKACCHAHPPHATAYAVAKVQPPTCLIPEAEVFLGQIGMAEYQTPGTPENATVVGEAAKKGHMSVLMLNHGVITWGKDIEDAYWKMENTESYCKTIWVASQLGNELTPISGKQAKELIALRKSLGMSDPRADWQECELCQNDGFRPGMACRSTTEETPTAPQGGGVDDDAERLIHRITNEILKQIGA; translated from the coding sequence ATGAAAAAGTTAATCACAGCGAAGGAAGCCGAAGCGCTTCTGAAGTCGGGACAAGCGCTGCCATCCGGCGCCTTGCTCACGCCCTCGGCGAGAGATGTGATCGCCGGGTTCAATCGTGGCGGATCCAAGTCGGTCGTAAGCGCTCAATCAAGCGTAGCCGATGATGCGGCGCCGATTGTTCCGGATTACGAATACAAGTGGACGCCCGGTTCTGATCCCAAGACGCCGGCCGAGATCAAGGCGTTTTTCTATTCGCCCGAGATTGAAGCGATCAAGGTTCGCATGTGCGAAATGGGCGATCGGATGTGGAAGCGTGAATACACCGATGGCAACGGAGGCAACCTCACCGTTCGGGTAGGCGACAATCTTTGTCTCTGCACTCCGACTCTGATTTCAAAGGGCTTCATGAAGCCCGAGCACATGTGCTTGGTCGACCTCGATGGCAAGCAGCTGGCGGGCAAGTACAAGCGTACCAGCGAAGCCATGACGCACCTCGCTATCATGAAGCGGGTGCCGGAGGCCAAGGCCTGCTGCCACGCCCACCCGCCACACGCCACAGCGTATGCGGTGGCCAAGGTGCAGCCTCCGACATGTTTGATTCCGGAGGCGGAAGTGTTCCTCGGTCAGATCGGCATGGCGGAATACCAGACTCCCGGCACGCCTGAAAACGCCACGGTCGTGGGCGAAGCAGCGAAGAAGGGGCATATGTCGGTCTTGATGCTGAACCATGGGGTGATCACTTGGGGCAAGGACATCGAAGACGCGTATTGGAAAATGGAGAACACCGAGTCGTATTGTAAGACGATTTGGGTGGCATCGCAGCTCGGCAACGAACTGACTCCCATCTCCGGCAAGCAGGCGAAGGAACTTATCGCTTTGCGCAAGTCGCTCGGCATGAGCGATCCGCGTGCTGATTGGCAGGAGTGTGAACTCTGTCAGAATGATGGATTCCGCCCAGGCATGGCATGCCGCTCGACCACCGAAGAGACGCCGACCGCTCCGCAAGGAGGCGGCGTGGACGACGATGCGGAGCGCTTGATTCATCGCATCACCAATGAAATCCTAAAACAGATTGGAGCGTAG
- a CDS encoding sodium:solute symporter family protein yields the protein MTATQIAIAIAAILYLAFMAVTRRRVSFDEFATAGRSMGPWLTFAGLAATFVGPAMTMGLTRAGYQVGWLYLPCAILAGTNLLLISQYVAQPMRSKFAGARSLGEVTAGPKSHNSKTVRLLIACIGFSLTAAISIVMSKASGELLNHAFGLPRIWGILLGTGLVTAYSCRGGIRATMQTDAVQLCGFALLVPMLLVCMVASPEFSWTAWKQSSLQSTQSAFDSHSTIAFFSLFVFWFLGSGFDPTNVNRILSARSPSVSKRSMRRNGFFVIVWMSVMYLLGTIGQSVAPALPINDQIILALGQTYFGSILYALFIVAMLGVILSTQDSMLNGASVLLANDIARCMRPKLTERQQLRIAVLSTLALGVLSVSVSFLVDSILQAIIFIWSVYTPSVAPVVIASLYLEKPKPFPAIVSIISGFSISSSIVFSGYSSHIPAVFAGLLASSAAYLIAHRSVRKSVLKEKEPCHVRLS from the coding sequence ATGACCGCCACTCAAATCGCCATCGCTATCGCCGCCATCCTGTACCTCGCTTTCATGGCCGTCACACGTCGTCGCGTCTCATTCGACGAGTTCGCTACAGCTGGACGTAGCATGGGCCCTTGGCTCACCTTCGCAGGCCTCGCCGCCACCTTCGTGGGTCCCGCCATGACCATGGGGCTCACCCGCGCCGGCTACCAAGTTGGCTGGCTCTATCTTCCTTGCGCCATCCTAGCCGGGACCAACCTCCTGCTCATCTCCCAATACGTCGCCCAACCGATGCGGAGCAAATTCGCCGGGGCTCGATCGCTTGGCGAGGTGACCGCCGGCCCTAAATCGCACAACAGCAAGACGGTACGGCTGCTTATCGCATGTATCGGCTTTTCACTCACAGCCGCCATTTCCATCGTCATGAGCAAAGCCAGCGGGGAGCTGCTCAACCACGCTTTCGGCTTGCCTCGGATCTGGGGAATCCTACTCGGCACCGGACTTGTGACCGCCTACTCCTGTCGCGGCGGGATTCGTGCCACCATGCAGACCGACGCAGTGCAGCTATGCGGATTCGCTCTGCTCGTGCCCATGCTTCTGGTTTGCATGGTCGCCTCGCCAGAATTCTCCTGGACCGCCTGGAAGCAAAGCTCGCTTCAGTCCACTCAATCCGCCTTCGACTCCCACTCCACGATCGCCTTCTTCAGTCTTTTCGTGTTCTGGTTTCTTGGATCCGGCTTCGATCCGACCAACGTAAACCGTATTCTATCGGCCCGAAGTCCTTCCGTATCCAAACGTTCGATGCGTCGAAACGGCTTTTTCGTCATCGTTTGGATGAGTGTCATGTACCTGCTCGGTACCATTGGCCAATCCGTGGCGCCCGCCCTGCCCATCAACGATCAGATCATTCTCGCGCTCGGACAAACCTACTTCGGCAGCATCCTCTACGCCCTTTTCATCGTGGCCATGCTCGGCGTGATTCTATCCACGCAGGACAGCATGTTGAACGGGGCTTCCGTGCTGCTGGCCAACGACATCGCTCGCTGCATGCGACCAAAGCTCACCGAGCGTCAGCAATTGAGAATAGCGGTGCTATCCACCCTCGCTCTGGGCGTCCTCTCGGTATCGGTCTCCTTTCTCGTCGATTCCATACTCCAAGCGATCATCTTCATCTGGTCCGTTTACACTCCCTCGGTCGCTCCCGTTGTCATCGCCTCCCTTTATCTCGAAAAGCCAAAACCGTTTCCCGCCATCGTATCCATAATCTCAGGATTCTCCATCAGCAGCTCCATCGTCTTTTCCGGTTATTCCTCCCATATTCCAGCCGTGTTCGCTGGCTTGCTGGCCAGCTCGGCCGCCTACCTCATCGCCCATCGAAGCGTCAGGAAATCCGTACTGAAAGAGAAGGAGCCCTGCCACGTCCGTTTGTCTTAA
- a CDS encoding EutN/CcmL family microcompartment protein: protein MNLARVDGNVTTTVCHRSLQGWRLLICQPVDGDGVASGDPILAVDTLGAGFGQIVMLTSDGLNTRKVVGDDHSPLRYTVLAIVDDKEEAERAS from the coding sequence ATGAACCTCGCCCGAGTAGATGGAAATGTGACCACCACGGTGTGTCATCGCAGTTTGCAAGGCTGGCGTTTGCTTATTTGCCAGCCAGTGGACGGCGATGGCGTCGCATCGGGAGATCCTATTCTGGCTGTTGATACGCTCGGCGCGGGGTTCGGACAAATCGTCATGTTGACCAGTGATGGCTTAAACACCCGCAAAGTGGTGGGCGACGATCATTCGCCGCTTCGCTACACAGTGTTGGCTATCGTGGACGACAAGGAGGAAGCGGAGCGAGCGTCATGA